In Nitrospira sp., one DNA window encodes the following:
- a CDS encoding helix-turn-helix transcriptional regulator, whose product MSIGQFIRGWRISRNQSIQSLSDAAGIAQSFLEQIEADQADPTAGTIEAVASVLRIPPSWLFDSPHSFECLFAEADGMEEPCASQVDPVTERILAGCRTDRSLYVLLTTLMQAGDPRFLRAAEMSLRSLVKQSRETSVPWQQRPSGHFEPPSD is encoded by the coding sequence ATGTCGATAGGGCAATTCATCCGGGGCTGGAGAATCTCGAGGAACCAATCCATCCAATCGCTTTCAGACGCGGCAGGTATTGCCCAGAGCTTCCTTGAGCAGATCGAGGCAGATCAGGCGGACCCCACGGCCGGTACGATTGAAGCGGTTGCCTCCGTCTTGCGCATTCCTCCCTCATGGCTGTTCGACAGTCCCCACTCCTTCGAATGTCTGTTCGCAGAGGCAGATGGGATGGAAGAGCCGTGCGCTTCTCAGGTAGATCCGGTTACAGAACGGATCTTAGCGGGATGTCGCACTGATCGATCCCTCTATGTCCTTTTGACGACGCTCATGCAAGCCGGTGACCCAAGATTCTTGCGGGCCGCCGAGATGAGTCTCCGCAGTTTGGTGAAACAATCTCGGGAAACGTCCGTGCCGTGGCAACAACGCCCTTCTGGACACTTCGAGCCCCCCAGTGATTAG